The Silene latifolia isolate original U9 population chromosome 4, ASM4854445v1, whole genome shotgun sequence region TATTCTGTCCCGACTCTCTATAGGAGCCTTGCCGGGGCTCTTCAGTATCTCACCTTCACTCAGCCCGACATATCCTATGCGGTTCAACAAGTATGCTTATTTATGCATAGTCCGTTGGCGGAACACATGTGTGCTTTGAAACGCATCATCCGGTACCTTCGTGGCACTGTCAACAGTGGTCTTTGGCTTCGCATATCGCGTCCTACGAAACTCACGACATACACTGATGCGGATTGGGGTGGTTGTCTCGATACTAGACGATCTACTTCTGGTTATTGCGTTTACCTTGGTGACAATCTTATTTCATGGTCTTCGAAACGTCAACCTACTTTGTCTAAGTCTAGTGCCGAAGCTGAATATCGTGGCGTAGCTAATGTTGTCGCGGAGTCATGTTGGTTGCGCAATCTTTTGGTCGAATTACAGGTTCCCATGACAAAGGCTACTCTCGTTTACTGCGATAATGTGAgtgctatttatttatttggtaaTCCCGTCCAGCATCAACACACAAAACACATAGAGATGGATATACATTTTGTGCGTGAGAAGGTGGAGCGTGGTGAAGTACGAGTTCGACATATTTCTTCTCGCTtccaaattgcggacattttcaCGAAGGGACTTCCTCTGGTTTTATTTGATGATTTTCGGGACAGTCTCAACGTTCGGTCTCCTCTCGTTTCGACTGCGGGGGAGTGTTAGAATAATTGTAAATATATCTTATTTACTAGAATTATTTAGTGCCTAGAATAGTATATATTAGTGGCTTAACTTTAGCTAATTAGTTGCttaattatagctaaccatcttGTATATATACTGTTGATATTCACTTATGAAAGGCATCCATTTCAATCATCTTATAATATATTTACTAGAATTATTCTAACAATATTCTAGTATGGATTAGACGAAACGATAGTACAACAAGTTCCGGTTTTGCTTGGGTTCAGCTCTATAATCTCGATTTCAATTTTAAATCTATTCTATACTTGACCAATAATGGTAATCTTTATTTAGAATCGTGGTCCGGCAATCCCAAGACAATATCTGTTTATAACTTGAAAGCAGGCGAGGAAAAGGTTTGCTCAACAACTAGTGAGCATATAAACTTCATGGATGGTTATCTAGGAAGTTTGGTAttatattcttaagataactccATAGTAAGAAGACTACATTGTTCACGTAGGGAACAATTAAAGGCCTCGCCCGTTTTGAAGATAGTGTTTGAGAAGAGAAGTGCAAACAAGGTTGCGGATGTTATAGCAAAGTTCACTTTTAAAGACACTAACTGATCTCGGAATGGATGTTTTTTTCGGCTCATGCCCCTTGTTTTGTAATTGACTAATCGGTAATATGGTCTTTCTTTCGGCTTGTACGGTACTAAACCTCGACCCTTCCCTGTGATGTACTTGACGTTAATTCCCTATTTATATTAATGTGTTCGTTTCGTCAAAAAAAAAGTGCTTGATCATCATATTTaaggatcaatctagttttgatCATCATATTACCTTTTGACAATTGCTTGATATCTAAGAACAAGAGTTAGTTTAAGTGGTAAGAGCTCTCTTAATTATTCCAACTGTGAAGTTGGGGGTTCGGTTTTTACCCGCGACATAGTGCGCTCATTtggaaccaaaaaaaaaaaaaatcaatgcgCACTTTCAGGGCCGGCTCATAGGGGTGTTTGAGGGGTCAAGTGACAAGGGCCCAAGTCTAGAAAGGGCCCATGAGGGCGGAATTAGAAGTCCGCTATTTAGGCTATAACTTGAGGCTTTTGTCAAATAAGCTTTATTACACATCAAAACCAAAATAAGGTAAGTAGTCGAGTGGTTATgcattttaccaatttataagaAGTCTTGTGTTCTATTCCTCATAGCTACTTTTTGAAAGAATTGAATTGTATTAGTACTTATATTTTTATACTCGGGCCCCCATTTTAACATTTCGCCTAGAGCCTTACAATGTTCAGGATCGGCCCTGCGCACTTTTGTTGATGTAAGTTGTGCGTCCAAAATAAAGAATCAGATGCAGCCATTTATTGTGATGACAAACCTTGCGGTAAAAAAAACTACTACATTAGCTTTCTTGTATGCTAAATAAATTACTTATCAAACAATTACACAAGTTATTAGCTGGAATTTTAATCAAATATGCCACTATAGTCAAATAAACTAGTTTAAACTTCAAATAATTACACAAGTGTGAAAAATAAATAACCGAGGAGTATAaatgaaaaaaaattcaaaataaaatactcaaataattttagtaatttaatataattattaattaattggTATTGGTAATTGACTTACCGGTAAATAGTTAAATTCCATATCAGCCTCATTAATCCTAATGGCATCTCTATCAATTTCCTAATACATACAATAAATACATATATACGCTTATACTTTCCTAAAGTATAAATTGGTTTTTTTTTCGGTGCTAAAAAGTTCCTAAAGTATAAATTCTAATAGGCCTCTATTTTACGAAAACTATACGATTGATTTCCAAAACCCTCTTTACGCTCGATATGCACTCTTACGCAACACGATCGAAAACGAAGATGATGAAAAATAGGATGAATTGTTTACCTCCGGAACTATTATTTGAAGTTTTGACGCATCTTCCGACGAAAGATTTGTTGAAGTTAAGGGTGGTATGCAAATTATGGAACTCGATTATCTGCGAACCCAGTTTCCATCAACACCATCTTCATCAATTACGCAAGAATAACGTTCATGGTTATAAGTACTACTTAACCACTAATGGGGGTACGTATAGATCAGTCGATGTTAAAAGTAGCGAAACTCTTGCGACTATCGAGGAGATTAAACTATGCAAGTCCCATTATGAAGATTGTTTGATTTGTATAAAGGCTTGTGTCGATGGAGTCTTATTGGTCAGCACTATTTACGTAAAAGTGATATTCTTATGGAACCCGACACTTGGGAAAGTTGTTGATATACCACTTTATGAAGCGTTGAAGAAGATACGACTTTATGATGTTgtgtttgggtttgggtttgatTCGGTGAGTAATATTTATAAGGTGGTGGCACTTTATTTGGAGAAGAATAATGATTTGAAAACCATGGTATATAACCTTGGTTCTCGTTCATGGACTTCTCCTAAAATGGAAAGAGGTTCGATTGACAATGCGAAGCATTTGTCGCATCTTTCACGTTCCTTGAATTTTGAAGGTAGTATTTACTGCCTCTCTAAGGCTGAAATAACGTCGGAAAACGACACACACTACCTATGTTTTAATCTGTCGAGTGAGGCCTTGACTTGCGCTAAATTGCCTGATGGGAAAATAATAAAGTATGCGCCAATAAGGCGCCGTCTAGCAGTATTATATGACTCACTTGCACTTGTAGATGATTCCCGTGAAGATGGTTTAGGTAGTATTCATTTTCATGTATGGATGAGACGAAAGGATAGTACAACAAGTTCCGAATTTTCTTGGGT contains the following coding sequences:
- the LOC141651151 gene encoding putative F-box only protein 11, translated to MMKNRMNCLPPELLFEVLTHLPTKDLLKLRVVCKLWNSIICEPSFHQHHLHQLRKNNVHGYKYYLTTNGGTYRSVDVKSSETLATIEEIKLCKSHYEDCLICIKACVDGVLLVSTIYVKVIFLWNPTLGKVVDIPLYEALKKIRLYDVVFGFGFDSVSNIYKVVALYLEKNNDLKTMVYNLGSRSWTSPKMERGSIDNAKHLSHLSRSLNFEGSIYCLSKAEITSENDTHYLCFNLSSEALTCAKLPDGKIIKYAPIRRRLAVLYDSLALVDDSREDGLGSIHFHVWMRRKDSTTSSEFSWVKLYNLDCDAKYFTYLANNGILYLQAWPPNIGSVYDLKADKEKFFYLTGGYINFMEGYLESLALLR